A region from the Phaenicophaeus curvirostris isolate KB17595 chromosome 3, BPBGC_Pcur_1.0, whole genome shotgun sequence genome encodes:
- the EDN1 gene encoding endothelin-1, whose translation MDYSQMLVSLLFVLCPGLLPAAPGADAGTSATPALRRARRCSCSSLLDEECVYFCHLDIIWINTPEKTVPYGLGGPSRSRRSLKDMVPEMLTEPSNRCRCANQKDKKCLNFCQTGKDLWAQSTIEKTSRHSKKGGNCIGLKCMSRQLDDNRKMKRLEAIGNSIKASFSIAKLKAELQKGWKLKHNRANKRQSIWESLKAS comes from the exons ATGGATTATTCCCAGATGCTCGTCTCGCTGCTCTTCGTGCTCTGCCcggggctgctgcctgcag cccccggaGCCGACGCGGGCACCTCGGCCACCCCCGCGCTCCGCCGCGCCCGCCGCTGCTCCTGCTCCTCGCTGCTGGACGAGGAGTGCGTCTACTTCTGCCACCTCGACATCATCTGGATCAACACCCCCGA GAAGACTGTTCCATATGGTCTCGGAGGTCCTTCTCGATCCAGAAGATCGCTGAAGGACATGGTGCCAGAGATGCTCACTGAACCTAGCAACAGATGCAGATGCGCCAACCAGAAGGACAAGAAATGTCTGAACTTCTGCCAAACAGGAAAAGATCTCTG GGCTCAGTCCACAATAGAGAAAACCTCGCGTCACAGCAAGAAAGGTGGCAATTGCATTGGACTCAAATGCATGAGCCGACAGCTTGATGAcaacaggaaaatgaagag GCTGGAAGCAATTGGTAACAGTATCAAAGCTTCCTTCAGCATTGCAAAGCTGAAGGCTGAGCTCCAGAAAGGGTGGAAGCTGAAACATAACAGGgcaaacaaaaggcaaagcatCTGGGAAAGCCTGAAAGCATCCTAG